A genomic region of Methanothermobacter thermautotrophicus str. Delta H contains the following coding sequences:
- the gltX gene encoding glutamate--tRNA ligase, producing the protein MVPVEDLVYRYALLNAVKHRGRANPGAVMGAVMSNEPELRKMAPQVKEAVEAAVERVNSLSPEEQQQEMERLGLEITERKQKKRKGLRELAGVKGEVVLRFAPNPSGPLHIGHARAAILNHEYARKYDGRLILRIEDTDPRRVDPEAYDMIPADLEWLGVEWDETVIQSDRMETYYEYTEKLIERGGAYVCTCRPEEFRELKNRGEACHCRSLGFRENLQRWREMFEMKEGSAVVRVKTDLNHPNPAIRDWVSMRIVEAEHPRTGTRYRVYPMMNFSVAVDDHLLGVTHVLRGKDHLANREKQEYLYRHLGWEPPEFIHYGRLKMDDVALSTSGAREGILRGEYSGWDDPRLGTLRAIARRGIRPEAIRKLMVEIGVKIADSTMSWKKIYGLNRSILEEEARRYFFAADPVKLEVVGLPGPVRVERPLHPDHPEIGNRVLELRGEVYLPGDDLGEGPLRLIDAVNVIYSGGELRYHSEGIEEARELGASMIHWVPAESALEAEVIMPDASRVRGVIEADASELEVDDVVQLERFGFARLDSAGPGMVFYYAHK; encoded by the coding sequence GTGGTGCCAGTGGAGGACCTTGTCTACAGGTACGCACTCCTGAACGCTGTGAAACACAGGGGAAGGGCAAACCCGGGGGCCGTCATGGGGGCCGTCATGAGCAACGAACCTGAACTCAGGAAGATGGCGCCCCAGGTTAAGGAAGCAGTTGAGGCCGCTGTTGAGAGGGTTAACAGTTTAAGCCCCGAGGAGCAGCAGCAGGAGATGGAGAGGCTGGGCCTTGAGATCACCGAGAGGAAACAGAAGAAGCGGAAGGGTCTAAGGGAACTGGCCGGGGTGAAGGGTGAGGTGGTCCTCAGGTTCGCCCCCAACCCCAGCGGACCCCTCCACATAGGCCATGCAAGGGCCGCGATCCTCAACCATGAATATGCAAGGAAATATGACGGCAGGCTCATCCTCAGGATAGAGGACACGGACCCCCGCAGGGTTGACCCGGAGGCCTACGATATGATTCCAGCCGACCTTGAGTGGCTGGGCGTTGAATGGGATGAGACAGTTATCCAGAGCGACCGCATGGAAACCTACTATGAGTACACAGAGAAACTCATAGAGAGGGGTGGTGCGTATGTATGCACATGCAGGCCGGAGGAGTTCAGGGAACTCAAGAACAGGGGAGAGGCCTGTCACTGCAGGTCCCTTGGTTTCAGGGAGAACCTCCAGCGATGGAGGGAAATGTTCGAGATGAAGGAGGGCTCAGCCGTTGTGAGGGTTAAAACGGACCTGAACCACCCAAACCCTGCCATAAGAGACTGGGTCTCAATGAGGATCGTTGAGGCAGAGCACCCACGCACCGGTACACGCTACAGGGTCTACCCCATGATGAACTTCTCAGTGGCGGTTGATGACCACCTCCTTGGCGTGACACACGTCCTGAGGGGTAAGGACCACCTGGCAAACAGAGAGAAGCAGGAGTACCTCTACAGGCACCTTGGCTGGGAGCCCCCCGAATTCATACACTACGGGCGCCTGAAGATGGACGACGTTGCACTCAGCACCTCGGGGGCCCGTGAGGGCATCCTCAGGGGTGAGTATTCTGGATGGGACGACCCACGCCTCGGAACCCTGAGGGCCATTGCAAGGAGGGGTATACGACCGGAGGCCATAAGAAAGTTAATGGTTGAAATCGGCGTAAAGATAGCAGATTCCACAATGAGCTGGAAGAAGATCTACGGCCTCAACAGGAGCATCCTCGAAGAGGAGGCCAGGAGGTACTTCTTTGCTGCAGATCCTGTTAAACTTGAAGTGGTGGGTTTACCCGGACCTGTCAGGGTTGAAAGGCCCCTACACCCGGACCACCCTGAAATCGGGAACAGGGTACTTGAACTGAGGGGTGAGGTGTACCTGCCGGGCGATGACCTTGGGGAAGGACCGCTGCGCCTCATAGACGCGGTTAACGTGATCTACTCTGGGGGTGAACTGAGGTACCACAGTGAGGGCATCGAGGAGGCCCGTGAACTCGGCGCTTCAATGATACACTGGGTCCCTGCAGAGTCCGCCCTTGAGGCCGAGGTCATCATGCCGGACGCCTCCAGGGTGAGGGGAGTCATCGAGGCTGACGCATCAGAACTGGAGGTTGATGATGTTGTGCAGCTTGAGAGGTTCGGCTTCGCCCGCCTGGATTCTGCAGGCCCAGGAATGGTCTTCTACTATGCCCACAAATGA
- a CDS encoding LL-diaminopimelate aminotransferase, with amino-acid sequence MMVTVNENYLLLKSSYIFSEINRRVEEFQRKNPDADIIRMGIGDVTRPLPEAVVEAFHRAVDEMAEEETFRGYGPEQGYPFLREAIAENDYASRGVDITADEIFISDGAKCDTGNIQEIFGLDNVVAVTDPVYPVYVESNVMAGRAGPADDDGRYSGLVYLPCTEENSFIPSLPEERVDLIYLCYPNNPTGTTLTEKQLAEWVDYARDSGSLILFDAAYEAYIQEDGIPHSIYEVEGAREVAIEFRSFSKNAGFTGTRCAFTVVPEELEVPDSSGRMHSVRELWNRRQTTKFNGVSYPVQRAAEAVYTPEGQREIRESIDYYMENARIIRESLERAGLRYYGGVNAPYIWIRTPEGMDSWQFFDTLLNDAEVVGTPGSGFGPSGEGYFRLTAFNSFRNTVKAMERISELSF; translated from the coding sequence ATCATGGTGACTGTAAACGAGAACTACCTGCTACTTAAAAGCAGCTACATATTCTCCGAGATAAACAGGAGAGTTGAGGAATTCCAGAGAAAAAATCCTGACGCTGACATAATCAGGATGGGTATAGGTGATGTGACAAGGCCCCTCCCGGAGGCAGTTGTTGAGGCCTTCCACAGGGCCGTTGATGAGATGGCAGAGGAGGAGACATTCAGGGGCTACGGACCGGAACAGGGATACCCCTTCCTCAGGGAGGCCATAGCAGAGAACGACTACGCTTCAAGGGGAGTTGATATCACAGCAGATGAGATCTTCATAAGCGACGGTGCCAAGTGCGACACAGGAAACATCCAGGAGATCTTTGGACTCGACAACGTTGTCGCTGTCACAGACCCTGTCTACCCTGTTTACGTTGAGAGCAACGTCATGGCAGGACGTGCCGGCCCGGCAGACGACGATGGAAGATACAGTGGACTTGTCTACCTCCCATGTACAGAGGAGAACAGCTTCATACCCTCCCTCCCAGAGGAGAGGGTGGACCTCATCTACCTCTGCTACCCCAACAACCCCACAGGAACAACACTGACAGAGAAACAGCTTGCTGAGTGGGTGGACTATGCAAGGGACAGTGGCAGCTTGATACTCTTCGATGCAGCCTACGAGGCCTACATCCAGGAGGATGGGATACCCCACAGCATCTACGAAGTCGAAGGTGCAAGGGAAGTCGCGATTGAGTTCAGGAGCTTCTCAAAGAACGCGGGCTTCACAGGTACAAGGTGTGCCTTCACGGTTGTACCTGAAGAACTTGAGGTCCCTGACAGCAGCGGAAGGATGCACTCTGTGAGGGAACTCTGGAACAGGCGCCAGACAACAAAGTTCAACGGAGTCTCCTACCCGGTCCAGAGGGCGGCCGAGGCTGTCTACACACCTGAGGGGCAGCGGGAGATAAGGGAATCCATTGATTACTACATGGAAAACGCCAGGATAATAAGGGAAAGCCTTGAAAGGGCAGGTTTAAGGTACTATGGTGGTGTAAACGCACCATACATCTGGATAAGGACGCCCGAGGGAATGGACTCCTGGCAGTTCTTTGACACCCTCCTCAATGATGCTGAGGTCGTTGGGACACCGGGCTCAGGTTTCGGACCAAGTGGTGAGGGTTACTTCCGTCTCACAGCCTTCAACTCCTTCAGGAACACTGTGAAGGCCATGGAGAGGATATCAGAGCTGAGCTTCTAG
- a CDS encoding zinc dependent phospholipase C family protein gives MKIRGVSLILVLMMLLTPASFAWKTVTHYDTAEAIYEKLPSHKKPRLNLNAMVDGSNDPDEKFHDTVRHSFPRSFTEAKKWLDRGRSAYRNRNYRYASYCFGVASHYITDTFSAPHCVSGESSSLHTGYERQALYLAPRIKYVSGDLYTLMKQGYLNGRSDWSRWTRTKSPSTVQRDLDMGTSVAYMAINSAMN, from the coding sequence ATGAAGATAAGGGGTGTGTCCTTAATCCTTGTTCTTATGATGCTCCTTACACCCGCCTCATTTGCCTGGAAGACTGTGACCCACTACGACACAGCAGAGGCCATATACGAGAAGCTACCCTCCCACAAGAAACCCAGGTTAAACCTCAACGCCATGGTCGACGGGTCCAACGACCCTGATGAGAAGTTCCATGATACAGTGAGACACAGCTTCCCCAGGAGCTTCACCGAGGCGAAGAAATGGCTCGACCGTGGAAGGAGTGCCTACAGGAACAGGAACTACAGGTATGCGAGTTACTGTTTCGGGGTTGCAAGCCACTACATAACAGACACCTTCAGCGCCCCCCACTGTGTGAGCGGGGAGTCATCATCACTCCATACAGGCTATGAGAGGCAGGCGCTGTACCTTGCACCCAGAATAAAGTATGTGTCAGGGGACCTCTACACACTGATGAAGCAGGGCTACCTCAACGGTAGGAGTGACTGGTCAAGGTGGACGAGGACAAAGAGCCCATCAACAGTCCAGAGGGACCTCGACATGGGTACCAGTGTCGCATATATGGCAATAAACTCAGCCATGAATTAA
- a CDS encoding FmdE family protein has translation MIETLLKYYPATNEFGLPLEGVSYQVIGVPGGSDDDVFIYAMDATPGKRAYVGFNTTEDTNIVGFIRWNSKTKKGTLIIMAYNLQDLISKYKQETGETAVSELKFNAWAVKKLTTSPETLVKILYAFDNLTQDQVNYLMGYEPTKGNTTIAAAGLDLNYILNQTNLINATPSNSSYSTGNLTYGDLKNIGRLAAEKAVELFQAMGINLERDDYQLFVLTSAGYVRLNNQETSPIWDGIYDILGSRLSRKTLLPVHAPLWGQLKFDFCLINGTQKIIKSMYYNITSGTLVVQNSSNYRIEEVLPYDPPFDVLMGWLFHNHVCGGSSPGYLIADYIFNTYPRGKTRSTSMSQHSITVRTTYSSCSSVFQRDREPTPTRG, from the coding sequence ATGATAGAAACACTCCTCAAATACTACCCTGCTACAAATGAATTCGGCCTACCACTGGAGGGTGTGAGCTACCAGGTCATAGGTGTACCCGGCGGTTCAGACGATGACGTCTTCATATATGCCATGGATGCGACACCCGGTAAAAGGGCATATGTGGGGTTCAACACAACTGAAGACACCAACATTGTGGGTTTCATTCGATGGAACTCAAAGACAAAAAAAGGTACACTTATCATAATGGCCTACAACCTTCAGGACCTCATCAGCAAATACAAACAGGAAACCGGTGAAACAGCAGTATCAGAACTTAAATTCAACGCATGGGCAGTTAAAAAACTAACAACAAGTCCAGAAACCCTTGTGAAGATCCTCTACGCATTCGACAACCTCACACAGGACCAGGTAAACTACCTCATGGGATATGAACCCACAAAGGGTAACACGACCATCGCCGCAGCCGGGCTTGACCTCAACTACATCCTCAACCAGACAAACCTTATAAATGCAACCCCATCTAACAGCAGTTACAGTACAGGCAATCTAACATACGGGGACCTCAAGAACATCGGCCGCCTTGCGGCAGAGAAGGCTGTAGAGCTCTTCCAGGCCATGGGTATAAATCTTGAAAGGGATGACTATCAGCTATTTGTCCTCACATCAGCAGGCTACGTCAGGTTAAACAACCAGGAGACCAGTCCAATCTGGGATGGAATCTATGACATCCTCGGATCAAGACTCAGCAGGAAAACACTTCTACCAGTACATGCACCGCTCTGGGGTCAGCTGAAATTCGACTTCTGTCTGATCAACGGGACACAGAAGATAATCAAATCAATGTACTACAACATCACAAGCGGAACACTTGTTGTTCAGAATTCATCCAATTACAGAATAGAAGAGGTCCTACCATACGATCCACCCTTTGACGTGCTGATGGGTTGGCTCTTCCACAACCACGTCTGTGGTGGAAGCTCACCAGGTTACCTCATAGCCGACTACATCTTCAACACTTACCCAAGGGGGAAAACGAGAAGTACATCTATGTCACAACACTCGATAACTGTAAGGACGACATACTCTTCATGCTCCTCGGTGTTTCAGCGGGACAGGGAACCTACGCCAACCAGAGGCTGA
- a CDS encoding GTP 3',8-cyclase MoaA — translation MKHIQLSHISVSDIITVLTPTCNFRCRYCFFKPSGCMNHSPDRIADLIQRIRDETGVERVLIAGGEPTLQEDLPELTEILAGDFHVTISPNGTRRDVLWMSTFHEVHVDLKALDEEKHIQLTGESNREVLECIEEFSGSERIEVSTVLVPGFVDLDEIEGIAEFLSVWDVPYRITGYVAHGNSLDARRPRDDEIREAARISRRYLSRVSTSLDFRRHTKRRMIIRTL, via the coding sequence GTGAAACACATCCAGCTCTCACACATATCTGTAAGCGACATCATAACCGTCCTGACACCAACATGCAACTTCAGGTGCAGGTACTGCTTTTTCAAACCATCAGGATGTATGAACCACTCCCCAGACAGGATAGCAGATCTAATCCAGAGGATCCGTGATGAAACCGGGGTAGAGAGGGTCCTCATAGCAGGGGGTGAACCCACACTCCAGGAGGACCTTCCTGAACTGACCGAAATCCTCGCAGGAGACTTCCATGTGACAATATCGCCCAACGGCACCCGCAGGGATGTTCTATGGATGAGCACCTTCCATGAGGTCCACGTTGACCTCAAGGCCCTCGACGAGGAGAAACACATCCAGCTGACCGGGGAGTCCAACAGGGAGGTCCTTGAATGCATAGAGGAGTTCTCAGGTTCAGAGAGGATTGAGGTCTCAACGGTCCTCGTGCCTGGCTTTGTTGACCTTGATGAGATTGAGGGGATTGCAGAGTTCCTGTCAGTATGGGATGTTCCCTACAGGATAACAGGGTATGTTGCCCATGGTAACAGCCTCGACGCCCGCAGACCCCGTGACGATGAAATCAGAGAGGCAGCTAGGATCAGCAGGAGGTACCTCAGCAGGGTATCAACATCCCTCGACTTCAGGAGACACACGAAGAGGAGGATGATCATCCGCACCCTCTAG
- a CDS encoding carboxymuconolactone decarboxylase family protein, which yields MEKILEKIEEFFGFIPEIFKVLEDEPEILEAYYDKMEKILSNDALPLVTKELIGVGAAAALGSEHCLKTHIKAAKRLDAGGDEILLAILIGASMAESTALSRSLRVFKEERMDL from the coding sequence ATGGAGAAAATATTGGAAAAGATCGAGGAATTTTTTGGTTTTATACCAGAGATATTTAAAGTCCTGGAGGACGAGCCAGAGATCCTGGAAGCATATTATGACAAAATGGAGAAGATTCTATCTAATGATGCGCTCCCACTGGTTACAAAGGAGCTTATAGGGGTTGGAGCTGCAGCAGCCCTTGGATCTGAACACTGTCTTAAAACACATATTAAGGCTGCAAAACGCCTGGACGCGGGTGGTGATGAAATACTACTAGCGATCCTTATAGGAGCATCTATGGCAGAATCAACAGCACTTTCAAGGTCTCTGAGGGTGTTCAAAGAGGAAAGAATGGATCTGTAG